A genomic window from Methanoculleus sp. SDB includes:
- a CDS encoding ATPase has product MAVETMTLEVAEASAMGLKAVGAGLAVGLTGIATGIAEMSIGAAAVGATAENKDMFGLALIFTVIPETIVIFGLVVALLLLF; this is encoded by the coding sequence ATGGCAGTTGAAACTATGACACTCGAAGTAGCAGAAGCATCGGCAATGGGACTTAAGGCAGTCGGCGCAGGTCTTGCGGTCGGGCTGACCGGTATTGCTACGGGTATTGCAGAAATGAGCATTGGTGCCGCAGCTGTGGGCGCTACCGCAGAGAACAAGGACATGTTCGGTCTTGCGCTCATCTTTACGGTCATTCCGGAAACGATTGTCATCTTCGGTCTTGTCGTCGCACTCCTGCTGCTGTTCTAG